In Terriglobales bacterium, a single window of DNA contains:
- a CDS encoding DUF2934 domain-containing protein, translated as MATVKRPRSTSSETKKTRKTDSVSDASQYEHLTNGNLEEAIRTRAYLLWEQEGRVHGQDVNYWLRAESELVSHNVR; from the coding sequence ATGGCAACGGTAAAACGGCCTCGCAGTACCTCTTCGGAAACCAAGAAGACCAGGAAGACGGATTCCGTTTCGGACGCGTCGCAGTACGAACACCTGACCAACGGAAATCTGGAAGAAGCGATTCGCACGCGAGCATACCTGCTGTGGGAGCAGGAAGGCCGAGTCCATGGCCAGGACGTAAACTACTGGCTGCGCGCGGAATCGGAACTCGTATCGCACAACGTTCGCTAG
- the typA gene encoding translational GTPase TypA: MTRPIRNIAIIAHVDHGKTTLVDAMLKQSGTFRANEVVVERVMDSNELERERGITILAKNTAVFYHDVKINIVDTPGHSDFGGEVERALKMVDGVMLLVDASEGPLPQTRYVLSKALEARLPPILVINKIDRPDARPQEVLNEVYDLFIDLDATEEQLEFPVLYTNAKLGTATENVNSPGDDLQPLFEAIVNTIPAPSGDPSGTLQILVANLDYSDYLGRLAIARVFNGTLHVGDEVAIAKIDGAFEKVRITKLFSFSGLKRVEVEQTELGDIVAIAGVTGIAIGDTITGVENPAPLPRITIDEPTIAMQFTVNTSPFAGREGQYVTSRHLRERLEKELLTNVSLRVEDTGSTDTFLVMGRGELQLSILIEMMRREGYELMVGKPEIVTKTENGQRMEPVEHLFVDIPEEFIGVVMEKLGMRKAETLKMHNHGYGRVRMEFRVPSRGLIGLRSELLTDTRGTIIMNSIFDGHTAWLGEIPHRLTGALVADRPGTTTAYALYNLQERGELFTGPGVEVYEGMVIGENSRENDLDVNAVREKKLTNMRSSTADEAIRLVPFRTLNLEQAIEFIAEDEFVEVTPKSLRLRKKILQANKRPRKGAVPASVAE, encoded by the coding sequence TTGACTAGACCTATTCGTAATATCGCCATCATTGCGCACGTGGACCACGGCAAGACCACGCTGGTCGATGCCATGCTCAAACAGAGCGGCACGTTCCGCGCCAACGAGGTCGTCGTTGAGCGGGTGATGGACTCCAACGAACTCGAACGCGAGCGCGGCATCACCATCCTGGCCAAGAACACCGCCGTCTTTTATCACGACGTCAAGATCAACATCGTGGATACCCCCGGTCACAGCGACTTCGGCGGCGAAGTCGAACGCGCATTGAAGATGGTGGACGGCGTGATGCTGCTGGTCGATGCCAGCGAAGGTCCGCTGCCGCAGACACGCTACGTGCTCAGCAAAGCGCTGGAAGCCAGGCTGCCGCCGATCCTGGTGATCAACAAGATCGACCGCCCCGACGCGCGGCCACAGGAGGTGCTGAACGAAGTCTACGATCTGTTCATCGATCTCGATGCCACCGAAGAGCAACTCGAATTTCCCGTGCTCTACACAAACGCCAAGCTCGGCACGGCGACCGAGAACGTAAACAGTCCCGGCGACGATCTGCAACCGCTGTTTGAGGCCATCGTGAACACCATCCCCGCTCCATCCGGCGATCCCTCGGGCACGCTGCAAATTCTTGTCGCCAACCTCGACTACAGCGACTACCTGGGACGGTTGGCAATTGCCCGTGTGTTCAATGGAACCTTGCATGTCGGCGACGAGGTCGCGATCGCGAAAATCGACGGCGCTTTCGAAAAGGTCAGGATCACCAAGTTGTTTTCCTTCAGCGGCCTTAAGCGCGTCGAAGTAGAACAAACCGAATTGGGCGATATCGTGGCCATTGCGGGCGTCACCGGCATCGCTATTGGCGACACCATTACTGGCGTCGAAAATCCCGCGCCGCTGCCACGCATCACTATCGACGAGCCCACGATCGCCATGCAATTCACTGTGAACACGTCGCCATTTGCTGGCCGCGAAGGCCAATACGTCACTTCGCGGCATTTGCGCGAGCGACTGGAGAAAGAACTGCTCACCAACGTCTCTCTCCGTGTCGAGGACACCGGCAGCACCGACACTTTTCTCGTCATGGGGCGCGGCGAACTGCAACTCTCGATCCTGATCGAGATGATGCGCCGCGAAGGCTACGAGCTAATGGTGGGCAAGCCCGAGATAGTTACCAAGACTGAAAATGGCCAGCGCATGGAGCCGGTCGAGCACCTTTTTGTCGACATTCCCGAGGAGTTCATCGGCGTCGTCATGGAAAAGCTCGGCATGCGCAAAGCTGAAACCCTGAAGATGCACAACCACGGCTACGGACGCGTGCGCATGGAGTTCCGCGTTCCCAGCCGCGGCCTGATCGGGTTGCGGAGCGAGCTACTCACCGACACGCGTGGCACTATCATCATGAATTCCATTTTCGATGGCCACACCGCCTGGCTTGGCGAAATTCCTCATCGCCTCACCGGCGCGCTCGTCGCCGATCGTCCAGGCACTACCACTGCTTACGCTCTTTACAATCTGCAGGAGCGTGGGGAGCTGTTCACCGGCCCCGGAGTCGAGGTTTACGAAGGCATGGTGATCGGTGAGAACTCGCGGGAGAATGATCTCGATGTCAATGCCGTGCGCGAGAAGAAACTCACCAACATGCGCTCATCCACCGCCGATGAAGCCATCCGCCTGGTTCCGTTTCGCACGCTGAACCTCGAGCAGGCCATCGAATTCATCGCTGAAGATGAATTTGTCGAGGTCACCCCGAAATCGCTGCGCCTCCGCAAAAAGATCCTGCAAGCCAACAAGCGCCCCCGCAAGGGCGCTGTCCCCGCCAGCGTAGCCGAATAG
- a CDS encoding pyridoxal-dependent decarboxylase — protein MSPLEISPDDFRRLAAEVMEIAANYLATLDSRPIFQSRGEETERLFHTPLPEEGLESAALTALHDVVEHTRTPNGRFFGYVLGSGEPVGATADLLASVLNQNLTAWRSAPAGVTIERTVVEWLAQAIGCAGFTGTLTSGGSLANLMALAMAREAIAPANEPGLAGRRCVVYASQEVHMSIPKSVALLGIGRENLRPLPVGPDFRLIPPDLENAIQADKSAGKIPIAVVASAGTVNTGAVDPLADIAAIARRHNLWLHVDGAYGALAAIAAPEKFPGIALADSISLDPHKWLFQSLDCGCLLYRDPAAARRAFSHTGDYAKSLSTDPLERFAFFEESIELSRRFRALRLWLSLRYHGMAAFREAIRRDLELAQRLAAAISNHPEFELLAPVELSAVCFRHKVPGCAAEQDLNQHNARILQRLIERGRVYLSNATVHGQFALRACIVNHRTTEAHVDSVIPEVLAAAGA, from the coding sequence ATGAGCCCGCTTGAAATCTCGCCAGACGATTTCCGCCGCCTTGCGGCCGAGGTCATGGAAATCGCCGCGAATTACCTCGCCACTCTCGACTCGCGCCCCATTTTCCAGAGCCGTGGTGAAGAAACGGAGCGCCTGTTCCACACGCCCCTTCCCGAGGAAGGCCTCGAGTCCGCCGCACTGACGGCGTTGCATGATGTGGTGGAGCACACGCGCACGCCCAACGGCCGCTTCTTCGGGTACGTGTTGGGTTCGGGCGAGCCCGTAGGTGCGACCGCCGATTTGCTGGCCAGCGTTCTCAATCAGAATCTCACGGCCTGGCGATCCGCGCCCGCCGGCGTCACTATCGAGCGCACCGTCGTCGAGTGGCTGGCGCAGGCGATCGGATGTGCCGGTTTCACAGGCACGCTCACCTCGGGCGGATCGCTGGCCAATCTGATGGCCCTGGCCATGGCGCGCGAAGCCATAGCGCCCGCAAACGAGCCAGGCCTCGCCGGCCGCCGCTGTGTGGTTTACGCCTCCCAGGAAGTCCACATGTCGATCCCCAAGAGCGTCGCCCTGCTGGGGATCGGCCGAGAAAATCTGCGCCCACTCCCCGTCGGTCCAGACTTCCGCCTCATTCCTCCGGACCTGGAAAACGCCATTCAAGCCGACAAATCTGCGGGCAAGATTCCCATCGCCGTCGTCGCCTCGGCTGGAACCGTCAACACTGGCGCTGTCGATCCGCTCGCCGACATCGCTGCCATCGCGCGCCGTCATAATCTCTGGCTGCATGTTGACGGAGCCTATGGCGCGCTCGCCGCCATTGCTGCTCCTGAAAAGTTCCCAGGCATCGCACTTGCGGACTCGATTTCACTCGACCCGCATAAGTGGCTGTTCCAGTCTCTCGATTGCGGCTGCCTGCTGTATCGCGATCCGGCAGCAGCCCGCCGCGCGTTCTCGCATACCGGAGATTATGCAAAGTCGCTGAGCACCGACCCCCTTGAGAGGTTCGCATTTTTTGAAGAATCAATCGAGCTATCGCGGCGCTTCCGCGCACTCAGGTTGTGGCTTTCCCTGCGCTATCACGGGATGGCGGCGTTCCGCGAGGCGATCCGCCGAGACCTGGAGCTGGCGCAAAGGCTGGCCGCGGCGATCTCCAATCACCCCGAATTCGAGTTGCTCGCGCCAGTGGAATTGAGCGCAGTCTGTTTCCGCCACAAGGTGCCGGGATGCGCTGCCGAGCAAGATTTGAATCAGCACAATGCGCGAATCCTGCAACGCCTGATCGAACGCGGCCGCGTGTATTTGTCGAATGCCACCGTGCACGGACAATTCGCCCTGCGCGCCTGCATCGTGAACCACCGCACCACAGAGGCTCACGTCGATAGCGTGATCCCCGAGGTGCTGGCAGCGGCAGGCGCTTAG
- a CDS encoding phosphate uptake regulator PhoU has protein sequence MAIVRLLEGLPPERRGWVMGTLKALDSPQSDYSRLLRLAQRACEIAKSAASATAEGISSRSPERLTPVRSYEEELDTLDREINEGVTAAITHVDEKEARELLACLKFILELERIGDLLLNFANRAIAILPRVSDQDVKDLTTMATILHRMLSDVEEAFSKRDLKRTLQILRSDAELDRVRNLMFVRHIENPDNQPRREGFHLVFMVQTLERAGDHAKNLAEEICQLVSGRSMRHFRRANDKPIEEMFLDWMRKQDRK, from the coding sequence TTGGCGATCGTCCGACTGCTGGAGGGTCTTCCTCCGGAGCGAAGAGGGTGGGTAATGGGAACTCTCAAAGCGCTGGACTCACCGCAATCTGATTATTCCCGCCTGCTGCGATTGGCGCAGCGTGCCTGCGAGATCGCTAAGTCTGCCGCGTCTGCCACCGCCGAGGGCATTTCCAGCCGTTCCCCGGAGAGGCTCACGCCCGTCCGCAGCTACGAAGAGGAGCTTGACACCCTGGATCGAGAGATCAATGAGGGAGTTACGGCAGCCATCACACATGTGGATGAGAAGGAAGCGCGGGAACTGCTGGCGTGCTTGAAATTTATCCTCGAGTTGGAGCGAATCGGCGACCTGCTGCTGAATTTCGCCAATCGCGCGATCGCCATCCTGCCGCGGGTGAGCGATCAGGACGTGAAGGATCTTACGACCATGGCAACCATCCTGCATCGCATGCTCAGCGATGTGGAAGAAGCATTCTCGAAGCGTGATTTGAAGCGTACGTTACAGATTTTGCGATCCGATGCCGAACTGGACCGGGTACGCAATCTGATGTTTGTCCGGCATATCGAAAATCCCGACAATCAGCCGAGGCGGGAAGGCTTCCATCTGGTGTTTATGGTGCAGACGCTGGAGCGTGCCGGCGACCATGCTAAGAATCTCGCCGAAGAGATCTGTCAATTGGTAAGCGGCCGCAGCATGCGCCACTTCCGGCGCGCTAACGACAAGCCCATCGAAGAAATGTTCCTGGACTGGATGCGGAAGCAGGACCGGAAATAA